One window from the genome of Drosophila willistoni isolate 14030-0811.24 unplaced genomic scaffold, UCI_dwil_1.1 Seg481, whole genome shotgun sequence encodes:
- the LOC124461423 gene encoding BTB/POZ domain-containing protein kctd15-like gives MDRERERDAKGLEPRDLSSTGRIYARSDIKISASPTVSPTISNSSSPTPPASSSATPLGLPGAAAVAAAAAASAASAGASSYLHGNHKPITGIPCVAAASRYTAPVHIDVGGTIYTSSLETLTKYPESKLAKLFNGQIPIVLDSLKQHYFIDRDGGMFRHILNFMRNSRLLIAEDFPDLELLLEEARYYEVEPMIKQLESMRKDRVRNGNYLVAPPTPTPPARHIKTSPRTSAAPECNYEVVALHISPDLGERIMLSAERALLDELFPEASQATQSSRSGVSWNQGDWGQIIRFPLNGYCKLNSVQVLTRLLNAGFTIEASVGGQQFSEYLLARRVPM, from the exons ATGGATCGAGAGCGCGAAAGAGATGCAAAAGGCCTAGAGCCACGCGACTTGTCATCCACAGGGCGCATTTATGCCAGAAGCGACATTAAAATCAG CGCTTCACCCACCGTCTCGCCAACGATCTCAAATTCCTCTTCACCCACGCCACCCGCCAGTTCCTCAGCAACGCCTCTGGGTTTGCCCGGAGCAGCGGCAGTGGCAGCAGCGGCTGCAGCATCGGCTGCCTCGGCCGGGGCCAGTTCCTATTTGCATGGCAACCACAAACCCATCACTGGAATTCCCTGTGTGGCGGCTGCCTCGCGGTACACTGCGCCCGTGCATATCGATGTGGGTGGAACTATTTACACTAGCTCTCTGGAGACACTCACCAAGTATCCCGAATCGAAATTGGCCAAACTCTTTAATGGCCAAATACCGATTGTGCTTGACTCTTTGAAGCAGCACTATTTCATCGATCGTGATGGTGGCATGTTCCGtcacattttaaattttatgagaAACTCAAGACTTCTAATTGCCGAAGATTTTCCCGACCTAGAGCTGCTACTGGAGGAGGCACGCTACTACGAAGTGGAGC CCATGATTAAGCAGTTGGAGAGCATGCGCAAGGATCGTGTACGCAATGGCAACTATTTGGTGGCGCCACCCACACCAACACCACCTGCGCGTCATATCAAGACAAGCCCGCGGACTAGTGCAGCGCCAGAGTGCAATTACGAGGTCGTGGCCCTGCATATCTCACCCGATTTGGGAGAGCGCATCATGCTGTCGGCGGAACGGGCGCTTCTCGACGAGCTATTCCCGGAGGCCAGCCAGGCAACGCAATCGAGCCGCAGTGGGGTGTCCTGGAATCAGGGGGATTGGGGACAAATCATACGCTTCCCACTCAATGGCTATTGCAAGCTGAATTCGGTCCAGGTGCTGACGCGTCTCTTGAATGCCGGATTCACCATTGAGGCGAGCGTGGGGGGACAACAGTTCTCCGAGTATTTGCTGGCGCGTCGTGTTCCAATGTGA